One Vicia villosa cultivar HV-30 ecotype Madison, WI linkage group LG5, Vvil1.0, whole genome shotgun sequence genomic window, TCTTTTTGTTCAGTCAAAATCTGACTATTGAAAGATTATCTTGTTATTTTGAAACCTATCATTTATTAGGTTGAATTTGGGCATCATAGGTTTCTTTGAGCTGAATATCTTGGTATATATGGTTGAAAAGAGCCTCGAAGTCGAACATAAATTGGACGAGCGAATCAGGAATCCTTTGCTTGTTGATTGCTTGCAGGAATTTCTGAATATCCACTCAAAAATTAGCATCTTCTTTGATGGCTTTATAGAGATCaacgtaaaaaaaaattatctttgagTTGTTGTATCAAGAGGTTGACACAATATTCATATACATTAGTAGCATAAGTAATGGAGGAACCGGTGCTACTGACAATTTACGGAGCTTTTAAAGTGGCCACAAGGCCTCTGTCAGATTCTTCTTCTTGATTGCTAAGATTTCTTCTCGATGAAAGGAAGTGTTGGAGTAAGTGTACTGGATCATAGGGTCATTCTTATTCCTAATGTCTTCAAGTTATTTATGTTCCTTTGAAGTTGGATTAGGTTTGACAATAGGTCGTATGTTTTCTTCCTCAGCATTAGttttttcctctttcttttggcCGAGAGTTTCATTAGCCGTTTTCTCATTTTGGTCCATTTTTCCATGGACCGAAGCCAAGGTGTCTTCAAAATCATCATCTAATTGGGGAGATAGTTGACTAACATCGTTTGAGTTTCAAGAGTATATTCTTTGGGATTGTCAGCATCCTTATCAATTGGTTTGGTTGTTGGTTGAACAGAAGCAAGACTTGACTCAGGGGGAGTCGACTAATCGATAGGTGACAGAGTCTTGTTAGAGATCAAAGGTTTTGGGTCTGGAGGTTTCTCTATCAAATCTTCATTTGTTTTTGGTGGTACCATAAAAAggaagttaattaaattatgcaaaggtGTGTGATGACAAAGAGAGTAGGAATACGACCAATACTTCAAGACTTTTCTCTTTCTCTTGGATTTTTATACTGGTGGTTTGCCTTTGTTTCCTCTTGTCAGGAGTGTTGGAGTTTTGTTTGCTTCTTTGACTGACTACCAAAAAACGCGAGAATTATGGCAGTTTAATTAAGGCGGTTTCAAAAACCGCCATTATTAACGGTCTATTACGGCGATTTTGAGAGACGCCACTATTATCCGTATATTACGGCAGTTTCAACCGCCATTATTAACaacattatatttaataattaacctTATACATTAAGGGAGTTTTTAAGGCCATTATTAACcatattaagaaaatattttagttttccTCGAACTATTTAATAACATTTTacatattttagtaaaaaaaaatacattacgTTTCtagtaaaaaattataattaaaaaatcaaattcacttattttttaattctatttttcttACCCTAAAACTACTTGAAACAAGATAACACGCGTGAAACCCTTCAGCGGTGCAATTCCCCCAATTCATCTCAAATCTTTCGCCGGTTTCGATTTCGATTCCTCTCAAACCCATCATCAACTTTGATTCTTCTTAAACCCTTCATCAGTTTCGATTTCGACTCCTTTCAAAACCTTCATCGACTTcgattctttttcaaaccctTCAACGGTTTCAATTCATCTAAAACCCTTCATCAAATTTGATTCCTCTCAAACCATTATTCAACTATGATACTTGTAAAACCTGACCGACTTATCATTATTGATTTCAAGGATTCCTTTCATGCCTTAGCTAATTATATTAAACCCTATCGAGACATCATAGAATCACATGATTCCTCAAACTGTTGAGGCATCAAAGCGGTGTCTAATGGAAATGATTCAATGCGATTATTCTCTTTGGTAGTGATAAATGGTGTTTGCTTATAGTGGCTGAGTAAAAAagttaaattatatttttcattttttattatgttgGGATATCAATATTTTGTGTATGTTTTTAATAACAATATTACTGATGATGCTGAAacgtcaatttttttttaatgaaaaatgtgAAAATTCTGGCCGTTATGACTGCCATAATCTGCTACTActatataaagaaaaatatagACATTTGTGGCAGTTTAAACTGCCATTATTTACAAACCAAAAAACCGACGTTTTATCCTTGGGTATGTTATGGCGGTATGTATGGTGTTAAATATGGAACCGCCATTTTTTACGTAGCGGCAGCCAAATTTATGGCGTTTTTCTAAAACGCCATTGTCGTAAATTATGGCGGTTAAATCCGCCATAACAACACCTAATTAACCGCCAtaatttacttcattttttgtagtGACTGGTTCCTTAGTCGGAGGTTGGTCACCCTTTATAGGTTTGCTTTTTTAATAACACTTATCTTGCTTTTTGTATCACCTTGCTTAGAGGTTGGTCAAAGTCTTGATTCCGAAAAAATTTGAGACTTTTCGTCACTGTAAGAAATTTCATCCTCGACCTGGTCGTCTGATTATTTTGATATAGGCAGAAGCTAAAGATAACAAAAACTATAAGTGTGTACCTGTACTTGTTCAATTTTTgagattttctttttcttgttttgcgtAGAAGCAGTAGGAGAATCTTGACAATTCTTTTGACCCTCGAGGAAAAGTGAATTTAAGACTATGTCAAAATTTACTAAAGAAACAAACAGGTAAAGCTTACCTTTTAAGGTTTGTTTTCTTGGCCATAAGTGACAACAGTCGCACCTTTGGTTTTCTCCTCTTGAGTTTTTGTTGCAAAAGTACATGACAAAGTCGAGATACACAGTCGAGATAAAttgaaatttaattaaattatagtagatatatatatatatatatatatatatatatatatatatatatatatatatatatcttcattGGCTATCATAAATTCTTGAAAGGATGAGAGAGCAGTTGCCAACCTTTGAAGGAAGGTTGATTCAGAAAAGGTGCCTTGGAAATAGTTCGGCCACTATTTCTAAAAATTTTCAATTGAGTAGAAAGAATGTTGGAATTTAAATGTGATTAGTTCAAGGAATTGATTGTGTTGTAACTTAAGCATTTTCGATATTCTTGTGGAGTGAATTTATGCTCCGACCAACAAATATCGTTTGCCCATGTGAAGAGAGACGTTGGTACCATTTGGCTAAAACCAAATTGTCTTACCACCAAACTTTGTTGGTTGCTAGTGAAACTGAAACCGAAGTTTCCTGGTTCGATTCTTGTGGATAGGAGTGTTAGAGTCAGAAAGGCTGCCCAAACGACATTCGACGTAGCAGCAGCGACAGGGGTAACATCAGGGAACCTGTTTCTAAACCAAGTCGGACCGACATTTTGATCCAAGAAGGGAGTCATGGTTGAAACAAACACTTTTGTTTCGAGAAGCATGTTAAAATATCTCATAAAGATGATATCATTATAATTGTCTCTGGGAGTGGCTAAGGAAAGCATACTACCTTTGATATTCCGAGATTATGTTTCCAATATGAGTTCCTTTGACATGGTAACATGCATCCTTGGTTCTAAGGTCGCATTTAGCCAAAGTTGTAACACCCATAAAGTCCCAAAAAAAATGTATTTAGTTTTTACCTCAGGAAGATGTTTCAATTTATATGAGGCATTACCTAATGAGAAGTACAAATCTGCTAGTAGCTCTTTACCTAGGGATATTTTTCGACCATCATGGAGCTGAATTGCTAAAGGAATGTAAATATTTTCTATTAGAAAAGCGCTAGAGTAAAAacaaaaggaagaaagccaaaggGTTAAAAAGACGATATGTTTCATGTCGAAAACTTCGTTGTTGTCTTTGTCATGGTGAGCAATGATGTATTGTTTAAAGCCAGGATTGTTGAAGTTAAATTCTAGGATGGTTTTTAGAGTGTGATCAAAGACTTCTCCTAAAGGTGGGAGTCCAGTTATGTCTGCCTCGTCGAACAGATTCAGTgtgatcattccacaaggaagttGGAATTTGTTTTTGGATCCTTCCGAGAAGAAGATCGAAGCAAGAAACATACATGGGTTATACTTAGGGTCAATCCTAAAAATTTATATTAGGTAGAAAATTCCTAAGTTTTCCCATTGTTCCTTTCGTTGGCTTTGTACTCTATCGAGCCACACAATGTATTCTTTGTTATTAAGCATAGGGGTTGATCGAAAAACACGCTCAAAAGGATCTAAAAAATTTAAATCCAGCGCACGTTTCAAACTCAAAAGGCATTATGGGAAGATAGGATGGAAAGAAATCTTTCACTTTTTCAGGGCGTGATTTTAGGGTATGATATGAACCTAAAAAGGCTAGCAGTTTATCAGATATGGAAAAGGGTATGAGTACCCGAGATTTCCAAATGGATATCATATCTCTATCTTGTGGAGGTCTTGGAATGAAACTTCCAACCATGTCTTCTTTCGATGTCGGGATGAAAAATGCTAAGGGATTATTCTCGGTGCCTGTCTTGGAGCTTGAAGTAGAAGTTGCCATTgtagaagaaagatggaagtgaAGAGTTTTTTGCGCAGAGTGTGTTTGTGAAACGCAAATGGAGGAAGAGTGAAAGGGGTTTCTGAAAATGGTATTTATAGATGCATTTACCCTTTATGTGATACACAAATGGCACATGCATGGCAGTTGGAAACGGTTCATGATTCATAAAGTAGAGGAGTTGGTGGAAGTTTCAACGATTGCATACCCACGATCTCCTAGAAAATAGGAGTAATGATGATATTTTTTGCAAAATATCCATCAAAAGTGACATTGTGCATAAAGTTGCAATGATGATGATGCCGTTAGGGGAACATAGTGAATAGTGTTGAAAATAGTCCAAAAATGCAACTTTTCTCCTTTTTTGATGTAAGTTCAGTCGAAAATGacattttttatgggaaatttgtTATCTCAGATTTTCGACACAAGGCGTCAAAGTTTGGAGATTAGAAACAATCTTGAGAAATAAGTTGATCTTCAAATCGAAATGGCCAGTCTCGACCATTTTAGTAATTTGTTCTGTCGAAGGGAGAAGTAACTTTGGTCGAACTTTTAGTAGCACAGACCAAAGATATATGTTTTGGACTTAGACAATTTTGGAGGTTTTCATTGACACAGAAAATGCATGTAGTCAAACAAGGCTAGAATGGATAAGATCAGACGGTTGTTTAAAACACGTGTAAAGCTTGGAGAAATCAGATTGCATGACTTTGGGAGCGTGACGGAGTTTGTTAAGTCGACTGTTGTAGATAGTTCCATTAGGACTAATATATAAGAAATGTTTGTTTATAGTTTTAAAGGTCCTCAATTTcacaaaaattctagaaattcaaAGTATCAGTCCTGATAGAAACAAATAATCCCAAAATGTATGTGTTTTCGCTCCACTATATGAATTAAGTTTTTTACTTGAGAAATTTTATCTTTACAGTAAATGTAACACCTACAACATATAATAATacggttttgttttttaaaaatatttaattattttttatttgttccgATACAAACAATCACATGGGCCATGTTGTATTTGATATGGTGTACACATATGGTGTTAGATTTTGGTGTACACATAGCAACCCCTTTTTATTTTACAAGTTATTTGTTATTTATTGCATTCAAGTTATTTTACTGTATTTTAAGTTCATTTTtataatgttttcactgtttttgACTTTAATGTCAAACATattcatatttataaatttttgcaCAATCTATAGATTTTGGTTGCCACACAAAATTTAATTGATCAGTCGATCAGTTTTTCATTTCTAATAATGGAGGAATTAATTGGGTTGTATTTGTGAAAGACTATAACAAGTGCTGTGCTAGGGTATAGCGTCAACTATGCTGAACAAATTTGTTAGAATATTCATTGATGTTAGAAGAAAAAAAGATGTGCCAGTGAATTTAGAATTTGAAACATATGATGCTTATTGCAAGTTTAACTGGATCcaaattgaaaaacaaaatacAAAGGTTTATTTTGTAAACAAGGCAAAATAGAAtaacaaaaattataatttagtcAAGATTATTCTAAAAcccatattcaatattttgtattttcttttgcagaatttatttttagaaaaaacgatttttttcttttatcttcgttttaaattttattttattatgttcaatgttttcttttttttgccataattatttttggaaaatatgattttaaaatatttttcgtttcgtttattttaatttttgtttttgttcaatgtttttctcttcttttttctaaattttgttttggaaatataaattttagaatttctttatatatatttgaattaattattactgttttatcatttaaatcaataaaaaatttaatatgaaaaaataaaattttctaaaatttatatttccaaaacaaaatttaaaaaatagaagaaCAAAACATTgaatgcaaaaaaataaaaaataaaaatcttaaAAAGCATATTTTCCAAAAACAATTATGGCAAAAAAATACAATACATTGAACATAATAAACATTTAAAACAACAGTAAGCAAATTTAAAGGAATATGGTCAATAATGTGAATAaggaaaaaaatcatataaagaAATAGTTTGCATATTTagccaaaaaaaatattttctattttttttttgaattattacCTACCTTATATTGCCTAGACTAatattaatatatgtatttttaactttgaatttaaatattttattatttatacttTCATCTTTTACCCAACATCTCATTCTCTATATATACAGAGTTGCAAAAATCCATACATTCACTCAAGAATTCTATCATTTCAAAGAATGAATATCAATGAAAATATTGGTTACGGCCAAGAATTGGCTCACCTGCTACGAGACAATATTAATGTAAATACTACTTAATTATTCTTCTTTTCATtcttgatttattattttattataaatatataattgattttctaGCTAATCCTATGTATCTGTTTTGCTATATGACACAGAAAATAGTACAAGATTTTAGATTCGAACCAATTGACATTACACCTGTTTATGTACATATACTAATTTCCTTACTTTATGAATAGTTATTTTCGTAAACATGTCATTTGGTTTAGTGATATAAAGTTGAAGAAAATGATCAAGTCGGAgacaaaaattaatatattttatttgatatgtttaatcaatttcaattaattttgtcTCCAATATCTATCTGAAATTCAACTTTCAAATAATTAAAGAGGAATTATTAATACGAATGAGTAATTATcaacttttttttcatttatattgttgcatatgatagtcttgTTTTTGCAGGAATCATCTAAACGGGGGAAACTTTTAACAACAATATTGCTCAaaagaaaaatcttttctttttcatttccaattgattttaaaattacgTGTTTTTCTGGTATAGACAATATGTTGTCTAATCTCAAAAACTGGGAAGTTCAATATCGAATGAGGGAATCAGGAATGTGTGATATGGTAAAAAAACttgaattttttaatttgtcTTTTATTTAAGCACTATTGAGCTTACTAATTTCCTGTTTATATTAAGAtataaatcaagattttcaaatttttattttagggcaaaatttcatattattattttaatttatttatttattttacagtcTATGATATAATATGTTTATTATGTAATTatatagtatataatatatatctaACACAACTCgttaatgtttttattttgttgtttcttGAAGTACTATATTCACCCTACCATCAGTGGTGGTAGAAAATTACGATCTGTTACAGAGGTTGTTAACAACTTACTTCCTAAAGAATATGCCAAGTtggaaacaagaaaaagaaagagaaaggtgATGAACAAAAAAATACTATATAATTttagttcttttattatttataaatttatttgttaataatataaaattaaattttgtttatacTTTTCTGCTTATACTTGTTTTAATAATTGTTAGGACGGGGAAGATAATCATGAAGAAAATAATAGTGAAATTGAGGCTAATGAAAATACCCTGCCTCAAGTAAGAGTTGTTGATTTACTTCCTTCTAGTGTCTTCGTACCTAGGAAAAAACGAAATTATAAGAAAAAGGTGATACATCAAATTATATTTAACAATAACATTActacattaaaatatttattgaaaTTTAAGTTAATTTTTTATCATTGATTATTATTGTTAGGTTCAAAACAGAAAACTTGATGAAGTGGAGAAATATATTCCTCCTAAATTCCCCATCCGTCTTGAAGAGGTTCTTAAGAATAAAGAGAACAACGTTGAAGATGAAAATGTTTCTTGTTTTCTTTCAAAGATTGAGGACGATAAAAACATCCCTGAAGTTGGTAATGTTTTCTGTCTTCAAGAAACTAATGACAAAGGGAACAATTTTGCAGTTGAAAATGTTTCGTGTCCTCCAACTATTAAGGCGAAAGAAAATAGTTTTGAAGCAGAAAATGATGTGTGCGCTCAAGAGATAAAGGACACAAAGAAAATTTATGAAGGACAAAATGTTTCTTGTTTTCAAGAAATGGAGGACAAAACAAtcaatatggatgttgacaatgTTTCAATAGAAGCATTACTAAATCCACAAGATGTTTCACTAAGTATTTCAGAAGTACAGCCTATTGCTCCTATCAATCAAGGAGTATTGGAAGATATGTTCAAAGCttatgattttgaaaataattcgaCATTAACAAACGACATTAGTAATGATGAAGTCTTATCTGAGATTCCAGACGACTTCTTTGAGTACGATGATCTGATTGCAAGCTATCTAAGataatttgtattttttaatttgacttgtcaaataatcaacaataaaaaattaataattatatgttgttatttCTATAGCGCGAGAGCCTGAgacatttgaaatttatttttcatatgtGGGGatcaaaatagtttaaaaatattcAAGTTTAAGTGTCAGAGGAAGTGAATTTTTATTTCTTGTTCACTACTTTTGGTAAAACTCATAATTTCTAAGCTAAATTTTCCATCAAAACCATAATACTAGATGGCTAAACATAATAAAACAATCAAATATTTAACCTTATGTAAATTGTGGATTTTTACTTTTAATAGTATTTATAAATTGTTTTAATGTACTAAAGTATAAatctacaattttattttatttttaatatttatagatggatcaataaaatatttgaatggatttatttatttattaattaactttttttgaattatgaatttatacTTTAATACATTATAAGAGATTGAAAGTGTTTCTctcttattaaattaatattaaaattataaaaatgaatgTACTAAAATTAAGTAttatcatattatatatatatatatatatatatatatatatatatatatatatatatatatatatatatatatatatatatatatatatatatatatatatatatatatatatatatatatatatatatatatatatatatatatatatatatatatatatatatatatataaaagggttatatttactccaaaagtaagttatcaacacttactccCAATCTTAATCattaattcttctcaatctaatggttaaaattaataagtattggttttctctctccatatttaattactcattaattttaaccattagattgaaaaaaattaatggttaaGATGTGGTGTAAATGTTGATTTACTCTTtaagtaaatatatccctccttttatttatatatatatatatatatatatatatatatatatatatatatatatatatatatatatatatatatatatatatatatatatatatatatatatatatatatatatatatatatatgtgtgtgtgtgtgtgtgtgtgtgtgttttttttttttttacttagaaaataACATCAAACCCATAAATTGATCAAATATCCACCTTAGGAAAGTAAAAAAATAGATCTCAGAGACTTCATCAAACCCATAAATTGATCAAATTAACTAACTTATTAGAAAATAACATCAAATCATAACTTCTAAATCGATCAAATCATTTGAAATCCACATAGAAGCCAAGTTGTCTAAGGCAATATTGTGACACATATGCTAAAACTATCGAGTATGTGTGATGTTTAATCATAGAAATACTAACTATGTGTGTTATACACTTTCTAAGGTGCGAGATCTCTAATAGGTCTTTATGGGTTTAATAGGTCTTAATAGGTCTAAGGTGCGATAGTTTAATAGATCTTAATAGGTCTTAATAGATCTTAATAGGTTTTTCATAATGTCGTTAAAGCTAGATTGAGATCGAATTATATAGGCAGTGTGGATTCTCCTAGGGGAAGAGTATCTGATGTTGCAGGGGTGAAGGGGGAAGCTAAGAGATTCTTTGAAGACAATATAAAGAGTCTGAACTTGTTAGGCCAAGGTTAGAGACAATACAATTTCATGGGCTAAGCATAGCGGAAGCGGCAATCTTAGAGGTACCATTTACAAAGGAAGAAATTAAAGAAGTGGtatcggaatttgatgaaaacaaGAGCCCGGGGCCAGACGGGTATAACTTTAATTTCATTCGCAAATGTTGGCATTTTTTGGAGGAAGAGGTGTACAAGTTCGTTGTTGAGTTCAGTTCTAAAGCTAATTTGCCTAAAGCCGTTTCTGCATCGTTCCTTGCTTTGGTTCCAAAAGCAGATAATCCGCAATTCCTGGGGGAGTATAGACCAATTAGGTTGGTTGGGTGCCTTTATAAAATCATCGCGAAATTATTAGCCAATAGATTAAAGAAGGTTGTGGGCAAGTTAGTCTCTCAAACTCAGACAGCTTTTATTCCTGGTAGGCAAATTCAGGATGGTGTTTTGGTCCTAAACGAAGTTTTAGACTATGCGAAGAGGTTCAAGAGGAAATGTATGGTGTTGAAGGTAGACTTCGAGAAAGCATACAATAATGTAAATTGGAAATTTCTGTTAGATACGTtgagaaggtttggttttggtgtGAGATGGGTAAGGTGGATAGAAGCCTGTGTTTGTAATGCATCTCTATCAGTGTTAATTAATGGCAGCCCTACGGCGGACTTTTTTATGGAGAAAGGATTACGTCAAGGGGACCCCCTATCGCCGTTCTTGTTCACATTGGTAACGGAGGGTTTAGCTATGTTGATAAAGGAAGCTACTGCTGTTGGTGCCTTTGAGGGATTTGAGATAGGAACATCGGTCACTTATAACTTGCTCTAATTTGCTGACGATACAGTTATTATCATAGAACCGTCATGGTCTAATTTATGGGGTATAAAGGCGTGTTTACGGGGGTTTGAGTTGGTGTCAGGCTTGAATATTAATCTGTGTAAGAGCTGTCTGTTTTTTATCAATGTTGAAGAGGAGTTCATGCAAGCAGCAGCGTACTTCTTATGCTGCCAGACGGGAGctgttcctttttcctttcttggAGTTCCTGTTGGAGCAAACCATTGACAGAGCAGTGTGTGGAAACCGGTTATCAATATGATGAAGAACAGACTTTCGGTTTGGAAAGGAAGGCACTTGTCAATTGGGGGGAGGGTCACACCTATTAATTCTGTGTTGAACGCGTTGCCGATTTATTATCTTTCTTTCTTCAAAATGCCGAAGGTGGTGTTAAAAGAATTAGTGGCAATCCAAAGGTGTTTTTTGTGGTGTGGAGGTTTGGACAAGAGGGGTATCTCTTGGGTAGGTTGGTCGGAGGTGTGTCGTCCTAAAGTGGAGGGTGGGCTCGGGGTGAGATGTTTAGAAGTTTTTAATGAGTCACTAATGGAAAAATGGAAATGGCGGTTTTTAGAGGATAGGGAGGCATTATGGAGACCTTTGTTAGAGGGTAGATACGGCTGTTTGGTTTTGGTAGTCTTTAATGGTTCTAGTTTACCGGTGACCAAGTTTTCGCTTTGGTGGAGGGACTTGGTCTTGGTAGAAACGACAGTTTCTCCTAATAATTG contains:
- the LOC131604303 gene encoding uncharacterized protein LOC131604303, which encodes MNINENIGYGQELAHLLRDNINKIVQDFRFEPIDITPVYESSKRGKLLTTILLKRKIFSFSFPIDFKITCFSGIDNMLSNLKNWEVQYRMRESGMCDMYYIHPTISGGRKLRSVTEVVNNLLPKEYAKLETRKRKRKDGEDNHEENNSEIEANENTLPQVRVVDLLPSSVFVPRKKRNYKKKVQNRKLDEVEKYIPPKFPIRLEEVLKNKENNVEDENVSCFLSKIEDDKNIPEVGNVFCLQETNDKGNNFAVENVSCPPTIKAKENSFEAENDVCAQEIKDTKKIYEGQNVSCFQEMEDKTINMDVDNVSIEALLNPQDVSLSISEVQPIAPINQGVLEDMFKAYDFENNSTLTNDISNDEVLSEIPDDFFEPRLETIQFHGLSIAEAAILEVPFTKEEIKEVVSEFDENKSPGPDGYNFNFIRKCWHFLEEEVYKFVVEFSSKANLPKAVSASFLALVPKADNPQFLGEYRPIRLVGCLYKIIAKLLANRLKKVVGKLVSQTQTAFIPGRQIQDGVLVLNEVLDYAKRFKRKCMVLKVDFEKAYNNVNWKFLLDTLRRFGFGVRWVRWIEACVCNASLSVLINGSPTADFFMEKGLRQGDPLSPFLFTLVTEGLAMLIKEATAVGAFEGFEIGTSVTYNLL